One segment of Ziziphus jujuba cultivar Dongzao chromosome 12, ASM3175591v1 DNA contains the following:
- the LOC107407573 gene encoding aspartyl protease family protein 2 translates to MALIESKTKTRRFLSLYCLYTHSLFFHFIYLDYVFFFFLFLFFFFFLVSSIAMVASSSVSLFSLFLFVFVNVCDPQNVTVPYLKLPLLHKTPLASPSKLLYYDTYRLSVLRGRQSFKSPVVSGASTGSGQYFVDLHLGTPPQRLLLVADTGSDLVWVRCSSCKNCTNHDPRSAFLARHSSTFSPHHCYESSCRLVPHPKPNPCNRTRLHSPCRYEYPYADGSVTSGFFSKETTTLNTSSGKEAKLRSLAFGCGFRNSGPSVSGPSFNGANGVMGLGRGPISFSSQLGRRFGNKFSYCLMDYTLAPTPTSYLMIGGEQNEVVSKGSRMSFTPLQTNRFSPTFYYIGIKSAFVGGAKLPISPTVWSIDESGNGGTVIDSGTTLTFLPEPAYRVVLAAFRRRVKIPSAAELTPGFDLCLNVSGVSRPSLPRLSFKLVGNSVFAPPPRNYFIDTADGVKCLAIQPVNSGEGISVIGNLMQQGFLLVFDKDKLRLGFSRRGCAVP, encoded by the coding sequence atgGCTTTGATCGAATCCAAAACAAAAACGCGtcgctttctctctctttactGTCTTTACACACACTCACTCTTTTTCCATTTCATTTACTTAGACtacgtttttttcttttttctttttctttttttttttttttttttggttagctCCATAGCAATGGTGGCTTCCTCTTCCgtctctctgttttctctttTCCTCTTTGTGTTCGTCAATGTCTGTGACCCCCAAAACGTCACCGTTCCCTATTTGAAGTTGCCGCTTCTTCACAAAACCCCTTTGGCTTCTCCATCCAAGCTTCTCTATTATGACACCTACCGCCTCTCAGTCCTCCGTGGCCGCCAGAGCTTCAAATCCCCAGTGGTCTCCGGCGCCTCCACCGGCTCCGGTCAGTACTTCGTCGATCTCCACCTCGGAACCCCACCGCAGAGGCTCTTACTGGTCGCGGACACTGGCAGTGATCTGGTATGGGTCAGGTGCTCCTCCTGCAAGAACTGTACCAATCACGACCCCAGATCAGCATTCCTGGCTCGCCATTCCTCCACATTCTCTCCCCACCATTGTTATGAATCGTCTTGCCGACTCGTCCCGCATCCGAAACCCAACCCGTGTAACCGGACCCGGCTCCACAGTCCGTGCCGGTACGAGTATCCTTACGCTGATGGGTCCGTCACGAGTGGATTCTTCTCCAAAGAAACGACGACGTTGAACACCAGCTCCGGGAAAGAAGCCAAGCTGAGAAGCCTCGCTTTCGGATGCGGGTTTCGGAACTCGGGTCCCAGCGTTTCGGGTCCGAGTTTCAATGGTGCGAATGGAGTTATGGGTCTGGGCCGGGGACCCATCTCGTTCTCTTCCCAACTGGGCCGGCGATTCGGGAACAAGTTCTCGTACTGTCTCATGGACTATACCTTAGCTCCGACTCCGACGAGTTACCTCATGATCGGTGGTGAACAAAACGAAGTCGTTTCCAAAGGTTCGAGAATGAGCTTCACACCTTTGCAGACCAACCGTTTCTCACCCACATTTTACTACATTGGGATCAAGAGCGCCTTCGTCGGCGGCGCGAAATTACCGATTAGCCCCACGGTCTGGTCCATCGACGAATCGGGTAACGGCGGCACCGTGATCGATTCGGGTACGACCCTCACTTTCTTGCCCGAACCCGCTTACCGAGTCGTCCTGGCGGCGTTTAGACGGCGGGTCAAGATACCGAGTGCCGCCGAGTTGACTCCGGGTTTCGATCTGTGCTTGAACGTGTCGGGCGTGTCGAGGCCCAGTCTGCCCAGGTTGAGTTTCAAACTCGTTGGGAACTCGGTGTTTGCTCCGCCTCCAAGAAACTACTTCATCGACACGGCGGACGGAGTCAAGTGCCTGGCGATTCAACCCGTTAACTCGGGCGAGGGTATTTCGGTGATCGGGAATCTAATGCAACAAGGGTTCTTGTTGGTGTTCGATAAGGATAAACTGCGACTAGGCTTTTCGCGCCGTGGATGTGCCGTGCCGTGA
- the LOC107429548 gene encoding uncharacterized protein LOC107429548, with translation MFPNSSNVYNPFPNIINSNHHSNITPESNFSMTCTSDHGNAINFHTLIDHHQHEYDDYDDGLLLSHLLSQQQLLLSPQPDHQIEEDHSFNISKDQLEADANTKGFSMMMKKKTSKSEGQSRRKRTGKKDRHSKICTAQGPRDRRMRLSLQIARKFFDLQDMLGFDKASKTIEWLFLKSKSAIKELKENVVPPTPQGKQNCQSSSTTSEISEVLSARTIEIIDAADDREENGKEKKKRKKLCYKVGKESREKARERARERTREKMKIRSENGGIERSKEMNHRHYDNSLKMVCEAHHDQDQPVNIDELAAVGDDDKVHVMNYPNCCVQGDLMRGSSRSRSSSSVICDYLQEIGVTSSGGANSEEDFLGNFPGNWDTSNAKTQSFSCTITNAKRFTAAAAAAGGNQLCCPIYSTNFSDIQEEKPSNNYSIVFPNPCSIFVNQSDHHIQTQEQNPNFDNTSPIFLTGLIAQDQQQNHPSSNLLTNSNILWQSQILENQYFSCNPIISNKNHISY, from the coding sequence ATGTTTCCTAATAGCAGCAATGTTTACAACCCTTTTCCAAACATCATCAATAGCAACCACCATTCCAATATCACACCTGAAAGTAACTTTTCAATGACTTGTACTAGTGATCATGGAAACGCTATAAACTTCCACACACTAATTGATCATCATCAACATGAATatgatgattatgatgatgGGTTACTTCTAAGCCATTTGCTGTCTCAACAGCAACTCTTGTTGTCTCCTCAACCCGATCATCAGATTGAAGAAGATCATAGCTTCAACATCTCTAAAGATCAGTTAGAAGCGGATGCGAACACAAAAGGGTTttcgatgatgatgaagaagaaaactAGTAAGAGCGAAGGCCAAAGCCGTCGAAAGAGAACAGGGAAGAAAGACAGGCACAGCAAGATTTGCACGGCACAAGGTCCGCGAGATCGGAGAATGAGGCTTTCTCTTCAGATTGCTCGGAAGTTCTTCGATCTTCAAGATATGTTAGGGTTTGACAAAGCTAGCAAAACCATCGAGTGGCTGTTTCTCAAGTCGAAATCCGCCATAAAAGAGCTCAAGGAGAATGTTGTTCCACCAACACCGCAAGGAAAGCAAAACTGCCAGAGCTCATCTACCACTTCGGAGATCAGCGAAGTATTGTCGGCGAGGACTATTGAGATTATTGATGCTGCTGATGATAGAGAAGAAAACggaaaggagaaaaagaagaggaaaaaattatgttataagGTTGGGAAGGAATCTAGGGAAAAAGCAAGAGAAAGAGCCAGAGAAAGAACAAGAGAGAAGATGAAGATCCGATCGGAAAATGGTGGTATTGAAAGATCGAAAGAAATGAATCATCGTCATTATGATAATTCTCTGAAAATGGTGTGTGAAGCTCATCATGACCAAGATCAACCGGTTAATATTGATGAATTAGCAGCAGTAGGTGATGATGATAAGGTGCATGTCATGAATTATCCGAATTGTTGTGTGCAAGGGGATCTTATGAGGGGATCCTCAAGATCAAGATCATCATCATCTGTGATTTGTGATTATTTGCAAGAAATTGGAGTGACAAGTAGTGGTGGGGCAAATTCCGAGGAAGATTTTCTCGGTAATTTTCCTGGAAATTGGGACACTAGTAATGCTAAAACGCAGTCTTTTAGCTGCACAATCACAAACGCCAAACGGTttacagcagcagcagcagcagcaggagGTAACCAACTTTGTTGTCCAATTTACTCGACCAATTTCTCGGATATCCAAGAGGAAAAACCGAGTAATAATTATTCAATTGTTTTCCCAAACCCTTGTTCAATTTTTGTGAATCAATCAGACCATCATATTCAAACCCAAGAACAAAACCCTAATTTTGACAATACCAGTCCAATTTTCTTGACCGGTTTAATTGCTCAAGATCAGCAGCAAAACCACCCAAGTTCAAATTTGTTGACCAACTCTAATATTTTATGGCAGTCTCAAATCCTTGAAAACCAATATTTCTCTTGCAACCCTATAATCTCCAACAAAAATCATATTTCATATTGA
- the LOC107429567 gene encoding uncharacterized protein LOC107429567, whose protein sequence is MVRLIPELPGDKVSSMSLAIGLFVSVSALVALCAKHVRRAPKNHDHGKTTSNGDQQYSINMVPKSLLASSKQLVSSLSNKAIPFIYKKKGGDEQADHEVEDGFGEGGLWQRAILMGDKCRPPEFSGVIYYDNYGNQLSEMPLRSPRASPLPAYSIPVARDGN, encoded by the coding sequence ATGGTTCGTCTAATCCCAGAACTGCCAGGAGACAAAGTTTCCTCCATGTCATTAGCGATTGGATTATTCGTCTCGGTCTCAGCCCTTGTAGCCCTATGTGCCAAACATGTACGGCGAGCCCCAAAAAACCATGACCATGGCAAAACAACTAGTAATGGTGATCAACAATATTCGATAAATATGGTACCAAAATCACTTCTGGCATCATCTAAACAGCTTGTGAGTAGCCTTAGCAACAAGGCAATTCCATTCATCTACAAGAAGAAAGGTGGTGATGAACAAGCTGATCATGAGGTTGAGGACGGATTTGGAGAAGGTGGTTTGTGGCAAAGGGCAATTTTGATGGGTGACAAGTGCAGGCCACCAGAGTTTTCAGGTgttatatattatgataattATGGTAATCAGCTTTCCGAGATGCCTCTGAGATCACCCCGGGCTAGTCCCTTACCAGCGTACTCGATTCCGGTGGCTAGAGATGGAAACTAG
- the LOC107429557 gene encoding uncharacterized protein LOC107429557, with product MSSLAAARADNFYYPPEWTPNQGSLNKFHGQHALRERARKLDQGILIIRFEMPFNIWCGGCNSMIAKGVRFNAEKKQVGNYYSTKIWSFTMKSACCKHEIVIQTDPKNCEYVIISGATKKTEEYDIEDAETFALPADEERGKLADPFYRLEHQEEDLKKKKEAEPVLVRLQRFSDARHSDDYSLNKALRAQLRGQKKRVAEEESASKKMGLGIRLLPAAKEDTAAAAHVKFSSKFEKNRKNKRALIQASSIFPRQSGSSTSNKQLELESKRRKISAAAASNLLVGGFKPSAWSQGAVPSRKQKGISITGRHS from the exons ATG TCTTCGCTAGCAGCTGCAAGGGCAGACAACTTTTACTATCCCCCAGAATGGACCCCAAATCAG GGTTCTTTGAACAAGTTTCATGGTCAACATGCTTTAAGGGAGAGAGCAAGAAAACTTGACCAGGGTATCTTGATCATAAG GTTTGAGATGCCTTTTAACATATGGTGTGGTGGATGCAATTCCATGATTGCAAAGGGTGTTCGATTCAATGCAGAAAAGAAGCAAGTGGGAAATTACTATTCTACAAAG ATATGGAGCTTTACTATGAAGTCTGCGTGCTGTAAACATGAGATTGTTATTCAAACAGATCCAAAGAATTGTGAGTATGTTATTATCAGTGGTGCGACAAAAAAGACTGAGGAGTATGACATTGAGGATGCTGAAACCTTTGCACTACCTGCTGATGAAg aAAGAGGTAAGCTAGCGGATCCTTTTTACCGTCTTGAACACCAAGAAGAggatttgaagaagaagaaagaagcagAGCCAGTTTTAGTGCGCCTACAGAGATTCTCTGATGCCAGGCACTCAGATGACTATTCCCTTAATAAAGCGCTCCGAGCCCAACTTAGG GGTCAAAAGAAAAGAGTTGCTGAAGAAGAGTCTGCATCTAAGAAAATGGGCCTTGGCATAAGACTACTGCCTGCTGCTAAAGAGGATACTGCTGCTGCTGCACATGTAAAGTTCTCctcaaaatttgagaaaaataggAAGAACAAGCGGGCTTTGATCCAAGCTTCTTCGATATTTCCCAGGCAATCTGGTTCTTCCACTTCTAATAAACAATTGGAATTGGAATccaagagaaggaaaataagTGCCGCAGCAGCTTCCAATTTACTTGTAGGGGGATTCAAGCCATCAGCATGGTCACAAGGCGCTGTTCCTTCCAGAAAGCAAAAGGGTATTTCTATCACAGGCAGACACTCCTAA